CCCACGAGACAAACAAGTCCTTCTTAAAATCAAGAAAGAGCTTGGCAACCCAACCACTCTTTCTTCATGGCTCCCAACCACTGACTGTTGCAACAATTGGGTAGGTGTCTCATGTGACACCGTCACCCAAACATACCGCGTCCACAACCTCGACCTCTCCGACCTTAACCTCCCCAAACCCTACTCTATTCCTTTCTCCATAGGTAACATTCCCTACCTGGAGTTTCTTTCCATCACCGGAACCCCCAACATCATTGGCACAATACCCCCGACAATCACCAAACTCACCAAGCTTCGTAATCTCTATATCAAATACACCAATGTCTCTGGCCAGATACCTCGTTTCTTGTCCCAAATCAAAACCCTAGAATTCCTCGACCTCTCCTACAACAAACTCTCTGGCAACCTCCCTGCCTGGCTCCCTTCTCTCCCCAACCTCGTAGGAATCTCCTTCGACGGCAACCGCATCTCCGGCGCCATACCGGACTCCTTCGGCTACTTCCCGAAGTCGTTCGTGATGTTGTCGCTCTCCCGCAACCGCCTCACCGGGAAGATTCCGGCGACGTTGGCGAAGCTGGACGTGAAGTTTGTGTACTTGTCTAAGAACATGCTGGAGGGTGACGCGTCATTGTTGTTCGGGTCGGAGAAACACACGCGGCACATGTATCTGGGAAACAATTCGTTTGCTTTTGATTTGGGAAAACTAGGGTTGTCGAAGACCTTGGAGGGCTTGGATCTTAGCCATAATCGTTTATATGGGACGCTACCTAAGGGACTTACGTCGCTTAAGGATCTGTATTATTTGGATGTGAGCTACAATAATCTATGTGGAAAGATTCCACGGGGTGGTAAATTGCAAGAATTTGATGCATCTACCTATGCTCATAACAAGTGCTTGTGTGGCTCTCCTCTTCCAAGCTGCAAACGGTTCTAGAGCTCAATGGAGCATATATAAGAACATAGTTCACTTGTGCTTACGAGAAAATTAAGGGTATAAGAATAAGATAAATTCTcttaataaataaagagaaattctTTAATGTTCTTAACTATAATGTTAAGCTACTTtgctaagaattttttttagtactatCTATGCTAAGAATTCAACGCGTCACATGATTGTATGTGACACTGTAATTGTATTACATTTTTCGTTTATCAGTATATTTTAAACATTGTGTATGTTTTCTGTCAATTTTTAATGCACTActagcttcttctttttttcaattaatcacCTATGAACCTTAGCTGCAGGCAGGCAGAACTTTtcttaaattaacaaaaaagaaaaattctacaCCACGGATAAGTGAGAAGAAAAGTTCGGTAAATATATTACTGAAGAATAAATGGTTGagatcaataattaatttattttacatcttataaacaagaaaaattataatgccTCAATAGTTGTCGGCTTAAATGGCATTGACAAGTCATTTTATATTGTTGCAACCACTAGAGACTTATGAGTATGATTATTAAATTCTCTCGTTACGAGTCTATTTATTCTCTGTAAGTTGACTCTTGAATAAATTCTTTCT
This genomic interval from Glycine max cultivar Williams 82 chromosome 5, Glycine_max_v4.0, whole genome shotgun sequence contains the following:
- the LOC100776194 gene encoding polygalacturonase inhibitor 2 — encoded protein: MSRLSILILLLIVLSFSSALSELCNPRDKQVLLKIKKELGNPTTLSSWLPTTDCCNNWVGVSCDTVTQTYRVHNLDLSDLNLPKPYSIPFSIGNIPYLEFLSITGTPNIIGTIPPTITKLTKLRNLYIKYTNVSGQIPRFLSQIKTLEFLDLSYNKLSGNLPAWLPSLPNLVGISFDGNRISGAIPDSFGYFPKSFVMLSLSRNRLTGKIPATLAKLDVKFVYLSKNMLEGDASLLFGSEKHTRHMYLGNNSFAFDLGKLGLSKTLEGLDLSHNRLYGTLPKGLTSLKDLYYLDVSYNNLCGKIPRGGKLQEFDASTYAHNKCLCGSPLPSCKRF